The following proteins are co-located in the Planococcus plakortidis genome:
- a CDS encoding cysteine desulfurase family protein → MIYLDNSATTEPDPQVLETYVKASSRYFANPASLHRLGNEAEDLLETARSQIKGLLGYERVIFTSGGTESNNLALRGAAYANQEKGRHIISCKTEHPSVLEPLKQLEKEGFEITLLPVDREGAINLDELQQALREDTILVSIMQVNNEIGTLHPLARIRSMLENHRALFHVDAVQGIGKLPLSEGERPDLLTVSAHKLHGLKNSGVLAANKAELEPLLLGGGQEGGLRSGTVSVPNAAALAKALRLATPKPDHLKWNAELRSFFSGYKDIYIVSPNGAAPHILAIAIKGARGETLVGALQQEGVIVSTSSACSSRNKQASHVIEAIGLPREYRDGTIRISFGAMTTHEDILELKKRFHKAHQTIKGVEPS, encoded by the coding sequence ATGATTTATTTGGACAATAGCGCAACGACCGAACCGGACCCGCAAGTGCTCGAAACCTATGTCAAGGCGAGCAGCCGCTATTTCGCGAATCCGGCATCGCTTCACCGCTTAGGAAATGAAGCGGAAGACCTGCTCGAGACAGCGCGCAGCCAGATCAAGGGGCTGCTCGGATACGAACGTGTCATTTTCACATCGGGCGGGACTGAATCGAATAACCTGGCGCTTCGCGGCGCGGCCTATGCCAATCAAGAAAAGGGCCGACACATCATCTCATGCAAGACCGAACATCCATCGGTTCTGGAGCCGTTAAAGCAACTCGAAAAAGAAGGGTTTGAAATCACGCTGCTGCCGGTTGACCGCGAAGGGGCGATCAACCTGGATGAATTACAGCAGGCGCTTCGCGAAGATACCATCCTCGTCAGCATAATGCAGGTCAATAACGAAATCGGCACGCTCCATCCGCTGGCACGTATCCGAAGCATGCTTGAGAATCACCGTGCGCTGTTCCATGTCGATGCTGTGCAAGGCATTGGCAAACTGCCGCTCAGCGAGGGGGAGCGTCCGGATTTATTGACCGTCTCAGCGCACAAGCTGCACGGATTGAAGAACAGCGGGGTCCTAGCGGCCAATAAAGCGGAGCTCGAGCCGCTCCTGCTCGGCGGTGGGCAAGAAGGCGGGCTTCGCAGTGGGACGGTCTCGGTACCGAACGCTGCGGCGCTGGCAAAAGCATTGCGCCTTGCCACACCAAAGCCTGATCACTTAAAATGGAACGCGGAATTGCGCAGCTTTTTTTCAGGATACAAAGATATCTATATCGTCAGCCCAAACGGCGCAGCCCCGCACATCCTTGCGATTGCGATTAAGGGCGCGCGCGGGGAGACCTTGGTCGGCGCCTTGCAACAGGAAGGCGTCATCGTCTCCACTTCGAGTGCCTGCTCTTCCAGGAACAAGCAAGCAAGCCACGTCATCGAAGCGATTGGCTTGCCGCGCGAATACCGGGACGGCACGATCCGCATCAGCTTCGGCGCCATGACCACCCATGAAGACATTCTAGAACTGAAGAAACGTTTCCATAAAGCGCATCAAACGATCAAAGGAGTCGAACCATCATGA